One Dryobates pubescens isolate bDryPub1 chromosome 33, bDryPub1.pri, whole genome shotgun sequence DNA window includes the following coding sequences:
- the LOC104305912 gene encoding arylacetamide deacetylase-like 4 isoform X2 has product MRLFFDGLPAFRDSKLFIKDLHFDEVPVRIYLPREPPASKRRGVIFFHGGCGIFGSIRSHERICRAIASKSDSVVVSVGYVLSPEHKYPAQILDCLTATLHFLKAAENYGVDPERVIVCGDSAGGTFAASVCQELVNRREVPKICAQVLIYPFVQALNFNLPSYQQNAFIPFLSRERTVCFILKYLQKDYSLKEAILAGSHAPESITLKYRKWINPDLIPETFKLGYKAPIPSSFLPQAYEETKELFTTRLSPLLAEDAVVCCLPDTCIITCEHDVLRDDGLLYKKRLEDNKVKVTWHHMTEGFHCVLAFFGYSIFSFPSSSKMVNHIVTFIKGY; this is encoded by the exons ATGAGGTTGTTTTTTGATGGGCTCCCAGCATTCAGGGATTCAAAGCTCTTCATAAAGGATCTGCATTTTGATGAGGTGCCAGTGAGGATTTACCTCCCAAGAGAACCACCTGCGAGCAAACGGAGAGGAGTCATCTTCTTCCATGGAGGATGTGGGATCTTTGGAAGCATCA GAAGCCATGAAAGGATCTGCAGGGCTATAGCCAGCAAATCTGATTCAGTGGTTGTGTCTGTTGG GTATGTGTTATCTCCTGAGCACAAGTACCCAGCCCAGATCCTGGACTGTCTCACTGCCACCCTGCACTTCCTGAAGGCTGCAGAAAACTACGGGGTGGATCCCGAGCGGGTGATTGTCTGTGGGGATAGTGCAGGGGGCACCTTTGCTGCCAGTGTTTGCCAAGAACTGGTAAACAGAAGAGAGGTGCCAAAGATATGTGCCCAGGTACTGATCTATCCCTTTGTCCAAGCACTGAACTTTAATCTGCCGTCTTACCAGCAAAATGCTTTCATTCCCTTCTTGTCCCGAGAACGCACAGTATGTTTCATTCTGAAGTACCTGCAGAAGGATTACTCTCTGAAGGAAGCCATCCTGGCAGGTTCTCATGCTCCTGAGAGTATCACCTTGAAATACAGGAAATGGATAAACCCAGATCTTATCCCAGAGACATTTAAACTGGGCTATAAAGCACCGATACCCTCTTCATTTTTACCTCAGGCCTATGAGGAAACAAAAGAACTGTTTACGACAAGACTTTCCCCACTGTTAGCAGAAGATGCTGTTGTTTGCTGCCTCCCTGATACTTGTATCATCACCTGTGAGCACGATGTGCTCAGAGATGATGGATTGTTGTACAAGAAACGCCTAGAGGACAACAAGGTAAAAGTGACCTGGCACCACATGACAGAAGGCTTCCACTGTGTCCTGGCATTTTTTGGTTacagtattttctcttttccatcctCAAGTAAAATGGTGAACCACATTGTAACCTTTATAAAAGGCTATTAA